A portion of the Streptomyces erythrochromogenes genome contains these proteins:
- a CDS encoding DsbA family protein — MSDKNDGANRDATKRSARERLLAERERQKTRDKRRRTLIVAAAVVGVLALATVVGVIAANAGKDTSAKGGPVVAPSGATGKDALAIQTGKPEAKATLTVWEDFRCPACKSFEDNYRDTIHELEAKGLLKVDYHLVTLIDGNMGGSGSLKGANAAACAQDAGKFSEYHDVLFQNQPQEVDDAYGKNAKLLELAGKVDGLVTPEFKACVEEGTHNSWVAKSHEAFAAGNFRGTPTVLLDGKDIFSDQANPLTPQKLKEKVEAGAKGSGGAGAKGSEKDTGKESGKDAGKGEAKASPSASRTASKNSANGSGNGVGNGTGNGTGNGSSGD, encoded by the coding sequence GTGAGCGACAAGAACGACGGTGCCAACCGCGATGCGACGAAACGATCGGCCCGGGAGCGACTCCTAGCGGAGCGCGAGCGGCAGAAGACCCGGGACAAGCGCCGGCGGACCCTCATCGTGGCGGCGGCGGTGGTCGGCGTCCTGGCCCTGGCGACCGTCGTGGGCGTGATCGCGGCCAACGCCGGCAAGGACACCAGCGCCAAGGGCGGCCCGGTCGTCGCCCCCAGCGGCGCCACCGGCAAGGACGCTCTCGCCATCCAGACGGGCAAGCCCGAGGCGAAGGCCACCCTCACCGTGTGGGAGGACTTCCGCTGCCCGGCCTGCAAGTCCTTCGAGGACAACTACCGGGACACCATCCACGAGCTGGAAGCCAAGGGCCTGCTCAAGGTGGACTACCACCTGGTCACGCTCATCGACGGGAACATGGGCGGCAGCGGCTCCCTGAAGGGGGCGAACGCGGCGGCCTGCGCCCAGGACGCCGGCAAGTTCTCCGAGTACCACGACGTCCTCTTCCAGAACCAGCCGCAGGAGGTCGACGACGCCTACGGCAAGAACGCCAAGCTGCTGGAGCTGGCGGGCAAGGTGGACGGGCTGGTCACCCCCGAGTTCAAGGCGTGCGTCGAGGAGGGTACGCACAACAGCTGGGTGGCCAAGTCGCACGAGGCCTTCGCCGCCGGGAACTTCCGCGGCACGCCGACCGTGCTGCTCGACGGCAAGGACATCTTCTCCGACCAGGCCAACCCGCTGACCCCGCAGAAGCTGAAGGAGAAGGTGGAAGCGGGCGCCAAGGGCTCCGGCGGGGCCGGTGCGAAGGGTTCCGAGAAGGACACCGGCAAGGAATCGGGCAAGGACGCCGGGAAGGGCGAGGCGAAGGCCTCACCGTCGGCGTCGAGGACGGCGTCGAAGAATTCCGCGAACGGTTCCGGAAACGGGGTCGGAAACGGCACCGGAAACGGCACCGGGAACGGGTCCTCGGGGGACTGA
- the lgt gene encoding prolipoprotein diacylglyceryl transferase, producing the protein MDIAYIPSPSTGVIHLGPIPLRGYAFCIIIGVFVAVWLGNKRWIARGGKPGTVADIAVWAVPFGLVGGRLYHVITDYQLYFGEGRNWVDAFKIWEGGLGIWGAIALGAVGAWIGCRLRGIPLPAWADALAPGIALAQACGRWGNWFNQELYGRATDLPWAVEISAGPNRDAGTYHPTFLYESLWCIGVAFLVIWADRRFKLGHGRAFALYVAAYCVGRGWIEYMRVDEAHHILGVRLNVWTSIVVFVLAVVYFVLSAKLRPGREEVVEPDASGGEGGKDAKDGKAAVEAKDNGKDKAEAKAEVEAADAGPKDSAPALARGAVKADLRKPGVDAEATEADKS; encoded by the coding sequence ATGGACATTGCTTACATCCCCAGTCCGTCGACCGGCGTGATCCATCTCGGACCGATCCCGCTCCGCGGCTACGCGTTCTGCATCATCATCGGCGTCTTCGTCGCCGTCTGGCTCGGCAACAAGCGCTGGATCGCGCGCGGCGGAAAGCCGGGCACGGTCGCGGACATCGCCGTGTGGGCGGTGCCGTTCGGGCTGGTCGGCGGTCGCCTCTACCACGTGATCACCGACTACCAGCTCTACTTCGGCGAGGGCCGCAACTGGGTCGACGCCTTCAAGATCTGGGAGGGCGGCCTCGGCATCTGGGGCGCGATCGCGCTGGGCGCGGTCGGCGCCTGGATCGGCTGCCGGCTGCGCGGCATCCCACTGCCGGCCTGGGCCGACGCCCTGGCCCCCGGCATCGCACTGGCCCAGGCCTGCGGTCGCTGGGGCAACTGGTTCAACCAGGAGCTCTACGGCCGGGCCACCGACCTGCCCTGGGCGGTGGAGATCAGCGCCGGCCCGAACCGGGACGCCGGGACCTACCACCCGACCTTCCTGTACGAGTCGCTGTGGTGCATCGGCGTCGCCTTCCTGGTGATCTGGGCCGACCGCCGATTCAAGCTCGGCCACGGGCGGGCCTTCGCCCTGTACGTCGCCGCGTACTGCGTCGGCCGCGGCTGGATCGAGTACATGCGCGTCGACGAGGCGCACCACATCCTGGGCGTGCGGCTGAACGTCTGGACCTCGATCGTCGTCTTCGTGCTCGCGGTGGTCTACTTCGTCCTCTCGGCGAAGCTGCGGCCGGGCCGCGAGGAGGTCGTCGAGCCGGATGCCTCCGGCGGTGAGGGCGGCAAGGACGCCAAGGACGGCAAGGCTGCCGTCGAGGCCAAGGACAACGGCAAGGACAAGGCCGAGGCCAAGGCAGAGGTGGAGGCGGCCGACGCCGGTCCGAAGGACTCCGCGCCGGCCCTCGCCCGAGGCGCCGTCAAGGCCGACCTGCGCAAGCCGGGCGTGGACGCCGAGGCCACGGAGGCCGACAAGTCCTGA
- a CDS encoding HpcH/HpaI aldolase/citrate lyase family protein produces the protein MILTWLYAPGDRPAVVGKALRCGADAVIVDLEDAVAVSRKEYARAATVELLAERPPVPVHVRVNALDSPWGGADLAALAGLRGLAGLRLPKICAPEQVAAAADRTGGVSLYALLESALGVERAYEIARAHPALRGLSLGEADLRADLAASAEEGLDWCRSRVVVAARAAGLAPPSQSVFPDIRDLEALAVSCARGRSLGFLGRAAIHPRQLPVIERAYLPAPEEVSAAVEVLSAARAAPGALALPDGRFVDPAVVASAHRTLALAARIPVH, from the coding sequence GTGATCCTGACCTGGCTGTACGCACCGGGCGACCGCCCGGCGGTGGTCGGCAAGGCGCTGCGCTGCGGGGCGGACGCCGTCATCGTCGACCTGGAGGACGCGGTGGCGGTCTCCCGCAAGGAGTACGCCCGCGCCGCCACCGTCGAGCTGCTCGCCGAGCGGCCGCCGGTCCCCGTCCACGTCCGGGTCAACGCCCTCGACTCCCCCTGGGGCGGCGCCGACCTCGCCGCGCTCGCCGGGCTGCGCGGGCTCGCGGGGCTGCGGCTGCCCAAGATCTGCGCACCGGAACAGGTCGCCGCGGCCGCCGACCGCACGGGCGGGGTGAGCCTGTACGCCCTGCTGGAGTCGGCGCTGGGCGTGGAGCGCGCGTACGAGATCGCCCGCGCGCACCCGGCCCTGCGCGGGCTCTCCCTCGGCGAGGCGGACCTGCGGGCGGACCTGGCGGCCAGCGCCGAGGAGGGCCTGGACTGGTGCCGCTCCCGGGTGGTGGTCGCGGCTCGCGCGGCCGGGCTGGCGCCCCCGTCGCAGTCGGTCTTCCCCGACATCCGGGACCTGGAGGCGCTGGCGGTCTCCTGCGCCCGCGGCCGGTCACTCGGCTTCCTCGGCCGGGCGGCGATCCACCCGCGCCAGCTCCCGGTGATCGAACGGGCCTACCTCCCGGCGCCCGAGGAGGTCAGCGCCGCGGTGGAGGTGCTCAGCGCGGCGCGGGCCGCACCGGGCGCGCTGGCGCTGCCCGACGGCCGGTTCGTGGATCCGGCCGTCGTGGCGTCGGCGCACCGCACCCTTGCGCTGGCCGCGCGGATCCCGGTCCACTGA
- a CDS encoding CaiB/BaiF CoA transferase family protein produces the protein MSAGPADPRPRARPSSVPARPGQGPLRGLRVLDIATLFAGPLTATLLGDFGADVVKIEHPTVPDPSRGHGPAKDGIGLWWKLLGRNKRTMTLDLSAPGGRDTLLRLAATADVIVENFRPGTLEKWGLGWPELSAANPRLILARVTAFGQQGPYAHRPGFGTLAEAMSGFAAVTGEPDGPPTLPPFGLADSIAALTCAYAVMTALAGRDRTGHGQVVDLAIIEPILTVLGPQPLWYDQLDYVQPRTGNRSANNAPRNTYRSADGRWLAVSASAQSIAERVMRLVGRPELIAEPWFATGAGRARHAGVLDDAVGGWIARHKAEEVVCAFEEAEAAVAIVYDVRDVMADPQFAALDTVTEVEDPELGPLRMQNILFRLSETPGGIRWAGRPHGADTTEVLAELGLSGAEIAALRTEGAL, from the coding sequence GTGTCGGCCGGCCCCGCCGACCCCCGCCCGCGGGCCCGGCCGTCATCCGTCCCCGCCCGGCCAGGGCAAGGGCCCCTGCGCGGGCTGCGGGTGCTCGACATCGCGACCCTCTTCGCCGGGCCCCTGACCGCGACCCTGCTCGGGGACTTCGGCGCCGACGTCGTCAAGATCGAGCACCCGACCGTCCCCGACCCCTCCCGCGGCCACGGCCCCGCCAAGGACGGCATCGGCCTGTGGTGGAAGCTGCTCGGCCGGAACAAGCGGACCATGACCCTCGACCTGTCCGCCCCCGGCGGCCGGGACACCCTGCTGCGGCTCGCCGCCACCGCCGACGTGATCGTCGAGAACTTCCGCCCCGGCACCCTGGAGAAGTGGGGCCTGGGCTGGCCCGAGCTGTCCGCCGCCAACCCGCGCCTGATCCTGGCCCGCGTCACGGCCTTCGGCCAGCAGGGACCGTACGCCCACCGCCCCGGCTTCGGCACCCTCGCCGAGGCCATGAGCGGCTTCGCCGCGGTCACCGGGGAACCGGACGGCCCGCCGACCCTGCCGCCCTTCGGGCTCGCCGACTCGATCGCCGCGCTGACCTGCGCGTACGCCGTGATGACGGCGCTCGCCGGACGGGACCGCACCGGGCACGGGCAGGTCGTGGACCTCGCGATCATCGAGCCGATCCTCACCGTGCTCGGCCCGCAGCCGCTCTGGTACGACCAGCTGGACTACGTCCAGCCGCGTACGGGCAACCGCTCCGCCAACAACGCCCCCCGCAACACCTACCGCAGCGCCGACGGCCGCTGGCTTGCGGTCTCCGCCTCCGCCCAGTCCATCGCCGAGCGGGTGATGCGGCTGGTCGGCCGGCCGGAGCTGATCGCCGAACCCTGGTTCGCCACCGGTGCCGGGCGGGCCCGGCACGCCGGCGTCCTCGACGACGCGGTCGGCGGCTGGATCGCCCGCCACAAGGCGGAGGAGGTCGTGTGCGCCTTCGAGGAGGCCGAGGCGGCCGTCGCGATCGTCTACGACGTCCGCGACGTGATGGCCGATCCGCAGTTCGCGGCCCTCGACACGGTGACCGAGGTCGAGGACCCGGAACTGGGGCCCCTGCGGATGCAGAACATCCTCTTCCGGCTGTCCGAGACCCCCGGCGGGATCCGCTGGGCGGGCCGCCCGCACGGCGCGGACACGACCGAGGTGCTGGCCGAGCTCGGACTGTCCGGCGCCGAGATCGCCGCGCTGCGCACCGAGGGGGCTCTGTGA
- a CDS encoding ADP-ribosylglycohydrolase family protein — translation MGPAPGNRPAPAARTGAADAQHPTRAHTPTDQGPGEPSPGTGPEPVPRTEAAPEPQHAPPDAPPSRGPVGPAPGTGPAPAARTGAAADGQRPARACARTGQGPSGPAASGARPGGGGLRGRFEAAWVGRAVGCLLGKPVEKLPLEGIRALARATGNWPLGDWFTARGVPPELLAAHPWNRRSAPTSLAENIDGMPEDDDLNYPLLGLLLLQRHGKAFTTADVARLWLDELPAGRTFTAERVAYRNLLLGLEPPATATHHNPFREWIGALIRADVHGWTNPGDPVAAAAQAYRDAALTHTGNGVYAALFVAAATAEAATGRSDVHTALRAGLAAVPPRSRLAEAIRFGIRTAADEADFDLVVDLLHARYGHYHWVHAVPNTALIAAALTHADGDFTRSVCRAVSGGWDTDSNGATAGAVAGLLAGSPERIPHRWTAPLKNRLATSVPGFDGIGFDTLAHLTAQEAARS, via the coding sequence GTGGGCCCGGCCCCCGGAAACCGCCCCGCACCGGCAGCACGCACCGGCGCCGCCGACGCGCAGCACCCCACCCGGGCCCACACCCCGACCGACCAAGGGCCCGGAGAGCCGAGTCCGGGAACCGGCCCCGAGCCGGTGCCCCGCACGGAAGCCGCTCCCGAGCCGCAGCACGCCCCGCCAGACGCCCCTCCCAGCCGGGGGCCCGTGGGCCCGGCCCCGGGAACAGGCCCCGCGCCCGCGGCACGCACCGGCGCCGCCGCCGACGGGCAGCGGCCCGCCCGGGCCTGCGCCCGTACGGGCCAGGGGCCTTCCGGGCCTGCCGCCTCGGGAGCCCGGCCGGGCGGGGGCGGGTTGCGGGGGCGGTTCGAGGCCGCCTGGGTCGGGCGGGCCGTCGGGTGTCTGCTCGGGAAGCCCGTCGAGAAGCTGCCCCTGGAGGGGATCCGGGCCCTGGCCCGCGCCACCGGCAACTGGCCGCTCGGCGACTGGTTCACCGCCCGCGGCGTGCCCCCGGAGCTCCTCGCCGCCCACCCGTGGAACCGCCGCTCCGCCCCGACCTCCCTCGCCGAGAACATCGACGGCATGCCCGAGGACGACGACCTCAACTACCCCCTCCTCGGCCTCCTCCTGCTCCAACGCCACGGCAAGGCCTTCACCACCGCCGACGTCGCCCGCCTGTGGCTCGACGAGCTGCCCGCCGGGCGCACCTTCACCGCCGAGCGCGTCGCGTACCGCAACCTCCTGCTCGGCCTGGAGCCGCCCGCCACCGCCACCCACCACAACCCCTTCCGCGAGTGGATCGGCGCCCTCATCCGCGCCGACGTGCACGGCTGGACCAACCCCGGCGACCCGGTCGCCGCCGCGGCCCAGGCATACCGGGACGCCGCCCTGACCCACACCGGCAACGGCGTCTACGCCGCCCTCTTCGTCGCCGCCGCCACCGCCGAGGCCGCCACCGGCCGCTCGGACGTCCACACCGCGCTGCGCGCCGGGCTGGCCGCCGTACCGCCCCGCTCCCGCCTCGCCGAGGCGATCCGCTTCGGGATCCGTACGGCCGCCGACGAGGCCGACTTCGACCTCGTCGTCGACCTGCTGCACGCCCGCTACGGGCACTACCACTGGGTCCACGCCGTCCCGAACACCGCCCTGATCGCCGCCGCCCTCACCCACGCCGACGGGGACTTCACCCGCTCCGTCTGCCGTGCCGTGTCCGGCGGCTGGGACACCGACTCCAACGGGGCCACCGCCGGCGCCGTCGCCGGGCTGCTCGCCGGCTCCCCGGAGCGGATCCCGCACCGCTGGACCGCCCCCCTCAAGAACCGTCTCGCCACCAGCGTCCCCGGCTTCGACGGCATCGGTTTCGACACCCTCGCCCACCTCACCGCACAGGAGGCAGCACGCTCATGA